The Brasilonema sennae CENA114 genome includes a region encoding these proteins:
- a CDS encoding chlorinating enzyme, producing MQNIHTKLQKFSLTQEELIKFHEQGYIGPFTLYEPEEMKALWQKERRIMLDRSKAVYKDDKAVSGVTNISNYDRHLDVSFLADHVCRPEIVDRVSSILGPNVLCWRSEFFPKYPGDEGTAWHQADTFANASGSPQIVWPEAEDFGGTITVWSAFTEATIDNGCLQFIPATHRTMYYDETKRMHYDPEQINNINENQEIKRGFFGYDYRELQIDPDWTPDESKSVSMVMRPGQFIIFWSTLMHASHPHSGKTKDMRLGYVARYVPTSVRIYPDTEIVTEYGGSIDLEKYGAVLVSGKNEFTHNRIATHTMRGKPFNCGLHEER from the coding sequence ATGCAGAACATTCACACCAAACTTCAAAAATTTTCTCTTACTCAAGAAGAGCTAATAAAGTTTCATGAGCAAGGGTATATAGGTCCGTTTACTTTATACGAACCCGAAGAGATGAAAGCATTGTGGCAGAAAGAACGCCGTATTATGCTTGATCGGAGCAAAGCTGTCTATAAGGACGACAAAGCAGTTTCAGGAGTAACTAATATTTCAAACTATGATCGCCATCTCGATGTTTCTTTTTTGGCAGATCATGTCTGTCGTCCAGAAATCGTTGATAGAGTCAGCAGTATCCTAGGTCCTAATGTTCTATGCTGGCGATCTGAGTTTTTCCCTAAGTATCCCGGTGACGAGGGCACAGCTTGGCATCAGGCAGACACTTTTGCTAATGCTTCCGGTTCACCTCAAATTGTATGGCCAGAAGCTGAGGACTTTGGCGGCACAATAACTGTGTGGTCAGCTTTTACGGAAGCCACTATAGATAACGGCTGCCTTCAGTTCATCCCTGCCACTCATCGGACGATGTACTATGACGAAACTAAACGAATGCACTATGATCCAGAGCAGATCAACAACATAAATGAAAACCAGGAGATTAAACGCGGCTTCTTTGGTTATGATTACCGCGAGTTACAAATCGATCCAGACTGGACACCCGACGAATCAAAAAGCGTGTCAATGGTAATGCGCCCTGGACAATTCATTATTTTCTGGTCAACACTGATGCATGCTTCGCATCCTCATAGTGGAAAAACAAAAGATATGCGATTGGGTTATGTTGCTCGCTACGTTCCAACCTCTGTAAGAATTTATCCTGATACTGAAATAGTGACGGAATATGGTGGAAGTATTGATCTGGAGAAATACGGTGCAGTATTAGTTTCAGGTAAGAATGAGTTCACTCACAATCGTATTGCAACCCACACAATGAGAGGCAAACCCTTTAACTGTGGCCTGCATGAAGAAAGATAA
- a CDS encoding amino acid adenylation domain-containing protein: MSKTMSESAVFSNKCLHEIFEARARQAPNKIAVSYKDEQISYEELNCRANQLAHQLQSLGVGADVLVGLCTDRSIEMIVGILAILKAGGAYVPIDPNYPSNRIRLLLEDSAVAVVVSVSSVAGCLEGFNVKVVCIDENLSSLNNQPVTSGQVISNDRSLAYVIYTSGSTGIPKGVLIEHRNAVRLFEQTHQWFNFDDKDVWTMFHSVAFDFSVWEIWGALLYGGHLVIVPFEVTRSPKQFHNLLTHKGITVLNQTPSAFRQLVATDIASEESTDFALRLVIFGGEALELKLLDPWIARYGDQRPQLVNMYGITETTVHVTYRRITKQDLASSDLSPIGTPIPDLQIHLLDSSGQPVPDGTPGDIYIAGPGLARGYHNRPELTAERFLQNHSFSTEGARLYYSGDRAVRMDNGELIYLGRADEQIKVRGFRIEPREIEMCLRSHPQVTSCVVIPHDYGDGDVRLIAYIVPTPNLSMTIETTEELRSNLAQYAGVELPIHMRPSAYSILRELPITAHGKVDRRALPIPCVDKSISSTELNASKTSTEQVVTEIWEDLLEINCTSTNDDFFDLGGTSLALIRLFGRINEHFGISLDLSSMVEGATISHLARCVDAELRNQQLVKVS, from the coding sequence ATGTCTAAAACAATGTCTGAATCAGCTGTGTTTTCAAATAAATGCTTGCATGAAATTTTTGAAGCAAGAGCACGTCAAGCACCTAATAAAATTGCTGTTTCCTATAAAGATGAGCAAATTTCTTATGAGGAATTGAATTGTCGTGCCAATCAACTCGCTCACCAATTACAATCTTTAGGGGTTGGTGCCGATGTACTAGTTGGTTTATGCACTGACCGAAGCATAGAAATGATCGTGGGAATACTTGCTATCCTAAAAGCTGGCGGAGCATATGTTCCTATAGACCCTAATTACCCAAGCAATCGTATTCGCTTATTACTTGAAGATAGTGCTGTTGCAGTGGTAGTGAGTGTATCGAGTGTAGCAGGATGTTTAGAAGGCTTCAATGTAAAAGTTGTTTGTATTGACGAAAATCTATCCTCACTTAACAATCAGCCTGTAACTTCTGGGCAGGTTATTAGTAATGATAGGAGTCTCGCTTATGTGATCTATACATCTGGGTCAACTGGAATTCCCAAAGGTGTGTTGATTGAGCATCGCAACGCTGTTCGCTTATTTGAACAAACTCATCAATGGTTTAACTTTGATGACAAAGATGTCTGGACAATGTTTCATTCGGTAGCATTTGATTTCTCAGTATGGGAGATCTGGGGCGCTTTACTCTACGGAGGACACCTAGTTATCGTTCCCTTTGAGGTTACTCGTTCGCCGAAACAATTCCATAATTTGTTGACACATAAGGGGATAACGGTTCTGAATCAAACACCCTCTGCATTTCGTCAATTGGTGGCAACTGATATTGCTAGTGAGGAATCCACTGATTTCGCTCTACGGCTCGTGATTTTTGGTGGAGAAGCTCTTGAACTGAAGCTATTAGATCCCTGGATAGCTCGCTATGGTGATCAACGTCCTCAATTAGTAAATATGTACGGAATCACCGAAACTACAGTTCACGTAACTTACAGGAGGATTACAAAACAGGATTTAGCAAGCTCCGATCTCAGCCCGATTGGTACTCCAATTCCTGATTTGCAAATTCATTTGTTAGATTCATCAGGTCAGCCAGTACCGGATGGAACCCCAGGAGATATTTATATCGCAGGTCCAGGTCTTGCCCGTGGATATCATAATAGACCTGAGCTTACTGCCGAGCGTTTTTTGCAAAACCATTCCTTTAGTACAGAGGGAGCTAGATTGTACTATTCCGGCGATCGCGCTGTTCGTATGGATAATGGCGAACTCATTTATCTTGGTCGAGCCGATGAACAAATCAAGGTACGCGGATTTCGGATAGAACCCAGGGAAATTGAGATGTGCCTGAGAAGCCATCCTCAGGTTACCTCTTGTGTTGTGATACCACATGATTATGGTGATGGTGATGTCCGTCTAATAGCTTATATAGTGCCAACTCCTAATTTGAGTATGACTATAGAGACGACTGAAGAACTTCGCAGTAATTTGGCTCAATACGCAGGAGTAGAATTGCCTATCCACATGAGACCCTCAGCTTACTCTATCCTGAGAGAACTTCCAATCACTGCACATGGCAAAGTTGACCGACGTGCCCTACCTATTCCATGTGTAGATAAGTCTATTTCTAGCACGGAATTAAATGCTTCCAAGACTTCTACTGAGCAAGTGGTGACCGAAATTTGGGAAGACCTCCTTGAAATTAATTGCACAAGTACAAATGATGACTTTTTTGATCTCGGTGGAACCTCCTTAGCTCTAATACGCCTTTTTGGGAGAATAAATGAACACTTTGGAATATCTCTGGATCTAAGTTCAATGGTTGAAGGAGCCACAATTTCCCATTTAGCTAGATGTGTTGATGCTGAATTACGTAATCAACAGCTTGTCAAAGTAAGTTGA
- a CDS encoding cupin domain-containing protein — protein MNQIASEKVELAEKFSLIDKYWSPKIVGELNGQYVKLAKFKGEFVWHQHDNEDELFLVVKGVLKIKLSDRELTLREGDFAVIPRGVQHLPIADEEVQVLMFEPKSTINTGEVTNELTTDCEWI, from the coding sequence ATGAACCAAATTGCTAGTGAAAAAGTGGAATTAGCAGAAAAGTTTAGCTTGATCGATAAATATTGGTCTCCAAAAATTGTCGGTGAACTAAACGGTCAGTATGTCAAGCTGGCAAAGTTTAAGGGTGAGTTTGTCTGGCATCAACATGATAATGAGGATGAATTATTTCTTGTTGTCAAAGGGGTATTAAAAATTAAGTTGTCAGATCGGGAGCTTACGTTGCGAGAAGGAGATTTTGCTGTCATTCCTAGAGGTGTTCAGCACCTTCCGATTGCTGATGAAGAAGTTCAAGTCCTTATGTTTGAACCAAAATCTACGATCAATACTGGCGAGGTGACGAATGAGCTTACAACTGACTGTGAATGGATCTGA
- a CDS encoding condensation domain-containing protein, producing MKDIKDFSDKTRLSPEQRELLAYLLQEEGIELEGTPTISKRENPEELPLSFAQQQLWFLDQLVPGTPTYNIPAAIRIQGKLNVAVLEESLNEIVQRHEVLRTKFFCVDDQPVQVIVPDMTLTLAKINLQKFPDTEREGEVMEIAVEEAQQPFDLTKDSLVRAKLLCLSTEEHVLLLTMHHAVSDGWSLGLLVRELAALYEAFSTGKPSPLPALPIQYGDFAVWQRHHLQGEVLKTQLDYWKQKLSNNLSVLDLPTDRPRPTKQTFRGTKQSFFIGKPLVEELKILSQQQEATLFITLLTAFKTLLYRYLEQDKILVGSPVANRNQIEIENLIGCFVNTVVFLSYFENHFTFTEVLWQVRDVVLNTFKNQNIPFEKLVESLSPERHLSHAPLFQTMFAFQNTPMPSLEFSGLKLSPIEIDNKTAKFDLTLNLEETPQGLKGWFEYSTDLFDQSTIVQMIENFQIILETVVINPQQQIDQIPLQRLPERKQECEELTIIESSTECISEKTYIEPHTQTQKELAEIWRQVLEVESISINDNFFKLGGYSLRATQVVYRICKTFEIDMPLTSLFEEPTILGLASNIEKLRQSKQGGQNSHKVETVSRDQPLSLSFSQASLWFLAQLQPDSSAYNISAAVHIQGSLDIATLEKSFHEIVRRHEVLRTSFRIINGQPVQVISPNLILPISVVELQHLPNQHLSAEVQRLANQEAQQPFDLCNAPLLRTTLVSLGTQEYVLLVTMHHIISDGWSMAILIQELSELYRTFAMGLPSSLPTLPIQYADFANWQQQWLQGEVLETHMSYWKQQLAGIPKLLDIPTDYPRPDVQSFRGAKQRLALSVPLSDALKNLSQQEGVTLFMTLLAAVETLFYRYSSQEDIVVGSPVANRNQVEIEQLIGFFVNTLVLRTNMSGNPSFRELLARVRQMSLSAYEHQDLPFEKLVEELQPERNLSYNPLFQAMFSLNVPTPTFDLPALTVSSLEIEDKTAKFDLTLNLEDTAQGLKGWFEYSTDLFDQSTIVQMIENFQTILETVVINPQQQIDQIPLQNLPERKVDNRTLATTKITADDVPYVPPRDTIELLLAQIWSELLNKNPVGVRDNFFELGGYSLLTVLLISQIQQKFNTLLPLETLFQAPTIEHLAKLIRAASQTLPFSALVPIQPQGSRPPLFCIHPGGGNILCYRELASCLGINQPLYGLQSIALNPECQPHTQIEQMAAHYLEQIQTIQPKGPYLLCGWSLGGVIAFEMAKQCYSQKQSIGLLVVIDAYPPHTITHEPIDDASILVEHFADNLPLSIEDLRRMELDEQLIFVTQQARQQNLVSLDFDVNIAQHLLNVYKLNDEAMKAYVPQYYPGSMVLIRARESNPSLASEWDALVERVEHYEISANHQNILNLDNAKVVAEKLSALLQSMVN from the coding sequence ATGAAAGACATCAAAGACTTTTCAGACAAAACTCGACTTTCTCCAGAACAGCGTGAACTTCTCGCCTACCTGCTGCAAGAGGAGGGCATTGAACTTGAGGGGACGCCAACGATTTCTAAAAGAGAAAACCCTGAGGAACTACCTCTCTCCTTTGCCCAGCAACAACTATGGTTTCTCGACCAACTGGTGCCTGGAACCCCTACCTACAACATCCCCGCAGCTATACGCATTCAGGGTAAACTCAACGTGGCGGTGCTGGAGGAGAGCTTAAACGAAATTGTGCAGCGCCATGAAGTCTTACGAACCAAATTTTTCTGTGTTGATGACCAACCAGTCCAAGTTATCGTCCCAGATATGACTTTAACGCTGGCTAAGATCAACCTTCAAAAATTCCCTGATACTGAGCGGGAAGGCGAGGTGATGGAAATAGCTGTAGAGGAAGCCCAACAGCCTTTCGATTTGACAAAGGATTCTCTTGTGCGTGCCAAACTCCTGTGCTTATCTACAGAAGAACATGTGCTATTGCTGACTATGCATCATGCGGTTTCCGATGGATGGTCCCTTGGCCTGCTCGTGCGAGAGCTAGCGGCACTCTATGAGGCATTCTCTACAGGTAAACCTTCACCGCTTCCTGCTCTTCCAATTCAATATGGAGATTTTGCGGTTTGGCAACGACATCATTTGCAGGGGGAGGTGTTAAAGACTCAATTAGACTACTGGAAGCAAAAGCTAAGCAATAACTTATCTGTCTTGGATTTACCGACAGATAGACCTCGACCGACAAAACAGACTTTCCGGGGGACAAAGCAATCATTCTTTATAGGTAAACCCCTAGTTGAAGAACTTAAAATACTAAGTCAGCAGCAAGAAGCGACGCTTTTTATCACTCTACTAACTGCCTTTAAAACCCTACTTTACCGCTATTTGGAGCAAGACAAAATTTTGGTAGGGTCACCTGTAGCCAATCGCAACCAGATTGAAATTGAAAATTTGATTGGTTGCTTTGTGAATACTGTAGTTTTTCTGTCTTATTTTGAAAATCATTTTACCTTTACCGAAGTATTATGGCAGGTTCGAGATGTTGTTTTAAACACCTTCAAAAACCAAAATATACCATTTGAGAAATTGGTAGAATCCCTAAGTCCTGAGCGACATTTAAGTCATGCTCCTTTATTTCAGACAATGTTTGCTTTCCAAAATACACCAATGCCATCTTTGGAATTTTCTGGTCTGAAGTTAAGTCCTATTGAAATTGACAATAAAACGGCGAAGTTTGATTTAACGCTGAATTTGGAAGAGACTCCACAAGGACTTAAAGGTTGGTTTGAGTACAGTACAGACCTTTTTGACCAGTCCACGATTGTCCAGATGATAGAAAATTTTCAAATTATCTTAGAAACAGTTGTAATTAACCCTCAGCAGCAAATAGATCAAATACCCTTACAGAGGCTTCCCGAGCGTAAGCAAGAGTGTGAGGAGCTAACAATTATTGAGTCATCCACTGAGTGTATTTCAGAAAAAACCTACATTGAGCCTCACACACAGACACAAAAAGAACTCGCAGAGATTTGGCGTCAAGTTTTAGAAGTTGAAAGTATAAGTATTAACGATAACTTTTTTAAGTTGGGTGGGTATTCCTTGCGAGCAACTCAAGTGGTGTATCGTATTTGTAAAACTTTTGAAATAGATATGCCCTTGACGAGTCTTTTTGAAGAGCCAACCATTTTAGGGTTGGCAAGTAACATTGAAAAGCTACGTCAATCAAAACAAGGCGGTCAAAATTCCCATAAAGTAGAAACAGTTTCCAGAGATCAACCTCTTTCGCTATCTTTCTCTCAAGCAAGTCTATGGTTTTTAGCTCAGTTACAGCCTGATAGCTCTGCTTATAACATCTCTGCTGCTGTTCACATTCAAGGATCACTTGATATAGCGACGTTAGAAAAAAGTTTTCATGAAATTGTGCGTAGGCACGAAGTATTAAGAACTAGCTTTAGAATTATCAACGGGCAACCAGTACAGGTAATTTCTCCCAACTTAATCCTGCCTATATCAGTGGTTGAGTTGCAACATCTTCCAAATCAACATCTATCTGCTGAGGTGCAACGTTTAGCAAACCAAGAAGCTCAGCAGCCTTTTGACCTCTGCAATGCTCCCTTACTACGCACCACCTTAGTGTCCTTAGGAACACAAGAGTACGTGCTGTTGGTGACAATGCACCACATTATTTCTGATGGCTGGTCGATGGCGATTCTGATCCAAGAATTGTCCGAGCTTTATCGAACCTTTGCTATGGGCTTACCTTCTTCGCTGCCGACACTACCTATCCAGTATGCCGATTTTGCTAACTGGCAGCAACAATGGCTGCAGGGCGAAGTTCTCGAAACTCACATGTCGTATTGGAAGCAGCAACTTGCTGGTATTCCTAAATTACTGGACATCCCCACTGACTATCCACGACCAGACGTGCAGAGCTTTCGAGGAGCAAAACAAAGGTTAGCACTGTCTGTACCTCTGAGTGATGCGCTCAAAAACTTGAGCCAGCAGGAAGGAGTCACTTTATTTATGACTTTATTAGCTGCTGTTGAGACATTGTTTTACCGTTATAGCTCTCAGGAGGATATTGTTGTTGGTTCTCCCGTTGCTAATCGCAATCAAGTTGAAATTGAGCAACTGATTGGCTTTTTTGTCAACACCCTAGTATTACGTACTAACATGTCTGGCAACCCCAGTTTTCGGGAGTTATTAGCCAGAGTTCGTCAGATGAGTTTGAGTGCTTATGAGCATCAGGACTTGCCCTTTGAAAAGCTAGTTGAGGAACTTCAACCGGAGCGGAATTTAAGCTATAATCCTCTGTTCCAAGCCATGTTTTCCCTCAATGTCCCTACACCAACTTTTGATCTACCCGCTTTAACTGTAAGTTCCTTAGAGATTGAAGATAAAACAGCAAAGTTTGATTTGACGCTGAATTTGGAAGATACTGCACAAGGACTTAAAGGTTGGTTTGAGTACAGTACAGACCTTTTTGACCAGTCCACGATTGTCCAGATGATAGAAAATTTTCAGACAATATTGGAAACAGTTGTAATTAACCCCCAGCAGCAAATAGATCAAATACCCTTACAGAATCTTCCTGAGCGTAAAGTTGATAATAGAACTTTGGCAACAACAAAAATAACTGCCGATGATGTTCCTTATGTACCACCCCGAGATACTATCGAACTCTTACTAGCTCAAATCTGGTCAGAGCTTTTGAATAAAAACCCAGTTGGAGTGCGAGATAACTTTTTTGAACTCGGTGGCTATTCACTGCTCACTGTGCTATTAATATCTCAGATTCAACAGAAATTTAATACACTTTTACCCCTTGAGACGCTATTCCAAGCTCCCACCATTGAACACTTGGCAAAGCTTATACGTGCCGCATCACAGACTCTCCCGTTCTCTGCACTTGTTCCTATACAACCTCAAGGATCTCGACCTCCGTTATTCTGTATCCATCCAGGTGGAGGTAACATTCTTTGTTACCGTGAGTTAGCAAGTTGTTTAGGTATTAACCAACCTCTATACGGACTTCAGTCAATTGCCTTAAATCCTGAATGCCAGCCACATACTCAAATTGAACAAATGGCTGCTCACTATCTTGAACAGATACAAACAATCCAACCAAAAGGACCTTACTTACTTTGTGGCTGGTCTCTTGGGGGTGTAATAGCTTTTGAGATGGCTAAACAATGCTACTCTCAAAAACAATCAATAGGGTTGTTAGTTGTTATTGATGCTTATCCTCCTCATACTATTACCCACGAACCAATAGACGATGCTTCTATATTAGTAGAGCATTTTGCAGATAATCTACCTTTGTCAATAGAAGATTTGCGACGAATGGAACTTGATGAGCAATTAATTTTTGTAACGCAACAAGCTAGACAACAAAATTTGGTCTCCTTGGATTTTGATGTAAATATTGCACAACATTTATTAAATGTTTACAAGCTAAATGACGAGGCGATGAAAGCTTACGTTCCACAATATTATCCAGGTTCAATGGTTCTGATTCGAGCGAGGGAAAGCAACCCTAGTTTAGCTTCTGAGTGGGATGCTCTTGTTGAAAGAGTTGAGCATTATGAAATATCTGCTAACCATCAAAATATACTTAACCTAGATAATGCAAAAGTTGTAGCAGAAAAACTTTCTGCCTTATTACAATCAATGGTTAACTAA
- a CDS encoding alpha/beta fold hydrolase: MSLQLTVNGSDYPVDKKTEYVDRREVMNQETKQAVADLTKALLSVSTLVNALEDSVRVSTVLNGKFTSELGGFSCSTNSFGIKDLLNKITTRLDMRQLEFCPKILHNMTTFEHVVSNRLALTPDYWSNFQAPMELLSNVDEIVDEVVNHSLESYFKRSEVISFDGALLRAYAGGVANGKVVIIVPPCGMPVELCEYWVHYLSQEHYVITWESRGLFGKTENFDALGYDVFSQAKDLFAVMDYFGIDCSHVMGLCGGAAIALTAASLQPERVSSLSLWHGDFELGDNCQKTRHQKDLQILMSMAGSNRTQAASLQKLFAQPAILENIPMHLAHLILYPYVTGELFFRYGKLNGSIMNADIIPFLNKVLQPTLVVTSKDDTTAHPEGSLFVADKLSNATLHIELHGDHISLFSAESNLTKLATKFIRDEAL, translated from the coding sequence ATGAGCTTACAACTGACTGTGAATGGATCTGATTATCCTGTAGACAAAAAAACTGAATATGTAGACAGGCGGGAAGTTATGAATCAAGAAACCAAACAAGCAGTCGCAGACCTTACAAAGGCTTTACTTTCTGTAAGTACATTAGTAAATGCACTTGAAGACTCTGTGCGTGTTTCAACTGTATTGAACGGAAAGTTTACCTCAGAGTTAGGTGGATTTAGCTGTTCAACTAACAGTTTCGGAATCAAAGACTTGTTAAACAAAATTACTACACGGCTCGATATGCGCCAACTAGAATTTTGTCCCAAGATTTTACATAATATGACTACATTCGAGCATGTGGTTAGCAATCGGTTGGCTCTTACTCCAGACTATTGGTCTAATTTTCAAGCGCCAATGGAGTTACTATCAAATGTGGATGAAATTGTTGATGAAGTTGTCAATCATAGCCTTGAATCCTATTTCAAGCGCTCAGAGGTTATTTCCTTCGATGGTGCTTTGTTGAGAGCATATGCAGGAGGAGTGGCTAATGGAAAAGTGGTTATCATTGTGCCACCCTGTGGCATGCCTGTTGAATTATGTGAGTACTGGGTGCACTATTTGTCACAGGAGCATTATGTGATTACATGGGAAAGCCGTGGTCTATTTGGAAAAACTGAAAATTTCGACGCTCTGGGCTATGATGTTTTTTCTCAAGCAAAAGATTTGTTTGCTGTAATGGATTACTTTGGCATTGATTGCAGTCATGTAATGGGTTTGTGTGGTGGAGCGGCGATCGCACTAACAGCAGCATCATTACAACCAGAGCGAGTATCATCGCTTAGTCTGTGGCATGGTGATTTTGAACTCGGTGATAATTGCCAAAAAACTCGACACCAGAAAGATTTACAAATACTGATGTCTATGGCTGGAAGTAATCGAACTCAGGCTGCATCATTACAGAAATTGTTTGCTCAGCCAGCCATCCTAGAAAATATACCTATGCATTTGGCTCATCTAATACTCTACCCGTATGTAACTGGAGAGCTGTTTTTCCGTTATGGTAAACTGAACGGGAGCATAATGAATGCCGACATAATACCTTTTTTAAATAAGGTATTGCAGCCTACGTTGGTAGTGACAAGCAAAGATGACACTACGGCTCATCCAGAAGGCTCTTTGTTTGTAGCTGACAAGCTCTCAAATGCGACTCTACATATAGAGTTACATGGTGACCACATTTCCTTGTTTAGCGCTGAATCAAATC